One segment of Candidatus Manganitrophus noduliformans DNA contains the following:
- a CDS encoding tRNA-dihydrouridine synthase translates to MHFWNNISKPIIALSPMDGVTDPCFRRIVATHGKPDLIVTEFTSVEGILHGAESELGGLVFDEIERPIVAQIYGSNPESFFLIAQLVCELGFDGLDINMGCPAKAVSSKGCGAGLIADPPRAKAILQAARQGIDAWVAGGALPMVDLHPKIGEWLTRRKEVGQLPPSERRPLPVSVKTRIGVNRVVIQEWVSHLLEEKPAAISIHGRTLHQGYRGAADWKAIAEAASIARGSGTLILGNGDIRSLNEAAQRIRESGVDGVLIGRAALGNPWIFRKKSLLREALSHHEPELIPDEPASPLERLEAALEHARLFQESRPLSRFAEMRKHLGWYCKGFPGASQLREKLVRVRNVDEVEALLAPFLSEVSYR, encoded by the coding sequence GTGCATTTCTGGAACAACATCTCCAAGCCGATCATCGCCCTCTCCCCCATGGACGGGGTGACCGATCCCTGCTTTCGGCGGATCGTGGCGACCCACGGGAAACCCGACCTGATTGTGACCGAGTTCACCAGCGTGGAAGGAATCCTCCATGGCGCCGAGAGTGAGTTGGGGGGGTTGGTCTTCGATGAAATCGAGCGCCCCATTGTCGCCCAGATCTATGGCTCTAACCCGGAGTCGTTCTTTCTGATCGCTCAGCTTGTCTGCGAGTTGGGATTCGACGGCCTCGACATCAACATGGGCTGTCCCGCCAAGGCGGTTTCCTCCAAGGGATGCGGGGCCGGGCTCATCGCCGATCCCCCCCGCGCGAAAGCGATTCTCCAGGCGGCCCGGCAAGGGATCGATGCCTGGGTGGCCGGCGGCGCGCTTCCGATGGTCGATCTTCACCCCAAAATCGGTGAATGGCTCACCCGCAGAAAAGAGGTGGGACAGCTCCCCCCTTCCGAGCGGCGTCCTCTTCCCGTTTCGGTCAAGACACGGATCGGCGTCAATCGCGTCGTCATCCAAGAGTGGGTCTCCCACCTGTTGGAAGAAAAACCGGCCGCCATCTCTATCCATGGCCGAACCCTGCACCAGGGCTATCGCGGCGCTGCCGACTGGAAGGCGATCGCCGAAGCGGCCTCCATCGCGCGCGGCTCCGGCACATTGATCCTTGGAAACGGCGATATTCGATCGCTCAACGAGGCCGCCCAGCGCATTCGCGAGAGCGGCGTCGACGGGGTCCTCATCGGACGGGCCGCCCTTGGAAATCCGTGGATCTTTCGAAAAAAGAGCCTTCTCCGCGAGGCACTCAGCCATCACGAACCGGAACTCATCCCGGACGAGCCGGCCTCTCCCCTGGAGCGGCTGGAGGCGGCGCTGGAGCATGCCCGCCTCTTTCAAGAGAGCCGTCCTCTCTCCCGGTTTGCCGAGATGAGAAAACATCTCGGCTGGTACTGCAAGGGATTTCCCGGCGCAAGCCAGCTGCGAGAGAAGCTGGTCCGTGTCCGCAACGTCGATGAGGTCGAAGCGCTGCTCGCCCCCTTCCTGAGCG
- a CDS encoding alternative oxidase — translation MERLTAEQLRKEQENTLSAQKLHYGFLAKILFVVMDLIYGKGRSLSKFKVLEVIARVPYQAWEHVAYIAITHTYKKADFARRIFDRVQESRIQQDNEQWHLLILEEWVHRLQIRENFLLYRIIPQIIAFFYYHVCWFLYVIRPSMSYALNAQFEDHAEHEYMRYVQEHPELESEPFESAFKSDFGDFKSMADAVRQIGYDERVHKEESLSRIRDARFS, via the coding sequence ATGGAAAGACTGACTGCCGAGCAGCTGAGGAAAGAGCAAGAAAATACCCTGTCCGCTCAGAAGCTGCATTATGGGTTTCTCGCGAAGATCCTTTTTGTGGTGATGGACCTAATATACGGGAAGGGGAGAAGCCTCAGTAAATTTAAGGTGCTCGAGGTGATCGCCCGGGTTCCCTATCAGGCTTGGGAGCATGTCGCTTATATCGCAATCACCCATACCTATAAAAAGGCCGATTTCGCCCGAAGGATTTTTGATCGGGTGCAGGAGAGCCGAATTCAGCAGGATAATGAGCAGTGGCATCTCCTGATTTTGGAAGAGTGGGTTCATCGTCTGCAGATTCGGGAGAATTTTCTCCTCTATCGGATCATTCCGCAGATCATCGCTTTTTTCTATTATCATGTTTGCTGGTTTTTATATGTCATACGTCCCTCCATGAGCTACGCATTGAATGCGCAGTTCGAAGACCACGCCGAGCATGAATACATGCGCTACGTTCAAGAACATCCGGAGTTGGAGTCGGAGCCCTTTGAGAGCGCGTTTAAATCCGACTTCGGGGATTTCAAATCGATGGCCGATGCGGTTCGTCAGATCGGCTATGACGAGCGGGTTCACAAAGAAGAGAGCCTCAGCCGAATCCGCGATGCGCGCTTTTCCTAA
- a CDS encoding DNA gyrase subunit A encodes MDDFLFLDGLTPLQRRLIDICRAEAPNDRILINAKDILKVLALNDWKMDENDFEYDCEALSSYVEPIESYPPDSLGYAYRMILQLGLPWRCRYPHFELRGMYGDPHDEVPQGPEYVELRLSRFSHIVMPVGKAPLLPLALLNGASLPDGRQIPPHHLEELWTAFEQIRQSPELPLDELMEFLPGPDFASGGVVGGHTAVRALYADGKGELILRADIQTEMEGARTRLSINSLPDGVLVRTVMQQLRSLLEEGTIQLHLLKNASERNQIRIILDAPRRWSAEALKEILFNKTDLEKRVLFHCSASDASGWKGGVSLIETLKQATARCTLSWERKDDEPIEHIPLLREIQEFGGYKSPLSDLIDPRRSRLLNIS; translated from the coding sequence ATGGATGATTTTCTCTTTTTAGACGGGCTGACCCCGCTTCAGCGGCGGTTGATCGATATCTGCCGCGCGGAAGCGCCGAATGATCGGATCTTGATTAACGCGAAAGATATTCTCAAGGTCTTGGCGCTCAACGATTGGAAGATGGACGAGAATGACTTTGAATATGATTGCGAGGCCCTTAGCTCTTACGTCGAGCCGATCGAGTCATATCCCCCGGACAGCCTCGGATATGCCTACCGGATGATCCTCCAGCTCGGTCTTCCGTGGCGCTGCCGGTATCCCCATTTTGAGCTGCGCGGTATGTATGGCGACCCGCATGATGAGGTCCCACAGGGACCCGAATATGTGGAGCTTCGGCTCTCTCGTTTTTCCCATATCGTCATGCCGGTCGGAAAGGCCCCGCTTCTTCCCCTCGCCCTTTTGAACGGCGCGAGCTTGCCCGATGGAAGACAGATCCCTCCGCATCATTTGGAAGAGCTTTGGACCGCCTTCGAGCAGATCCGGCAATCGCCGGAGCTGCCGCTTGATGAGCTGATGGAGTTTCTCCCGGGACCCGACTTCGCCTCCGGCGGGGTGGTCGGCGGACACACCGCCGTCCGCGCGCTCTACGCGGATGGAAAAGGGGAGCTGATCCTGAGGGCCGACATCCAGACAGAGATGGAGGGGGCCCGGACCCGGCTCTCAATCAACTCGCTTCCCGACGGGGTGTTGGTGAGGACGGTGATGCAGCAGCTTCGCTCATTGCTGGAAGAGGGGACGATTCAACTCCACCTGCTCAAGAACGCGTCGGAGCGAAATCAAATCAGAATCATTCTTGATGCTCCCCGGCGCTGGTCGGCGGAGGCCCTCAAAGAGATCCTCTTCAACAAGACAGATCTGGAAAAACGGGTCCTCTTTCACTGCTCGGCGTCGGATGCCTCCGGATGGAAAGGGGGTGTCTCATTGATCGAGACGCTGAAGCAGGCGACCGCGCGCTGCACCCTTTCATGGGAGAGAAAAGACGACGAACCGATTGAGCATATTCCGCTGCTCAGGGAGATCCAAGAGTTCGGCGGCTACAAAAGCCCGTTGAGCGACCTGATCGATCCTCGGAGGAGCCGTCTTTTGAACATTTCGTAA